In one Fodinicola acaciae genomic region, the following are encoded:
- a CDS encoding carbohydrate ABC transporter permease, whose translation MRHGKYRFIVSFLALPVAIYLVFVIWPYVQAIGLSLTDWSGLTPTQNFVGLANYVRLVQDPLFWISLWHNIILLIVLPLVTLALGLFFAFMINVGGKKRKNVTIAGVRGSKFYQVVYFFPQVLSITVIAVLWQFIYNPNSGALNSALRAVGLDANIGWLSDSRLALTSIIVVMVWWQVGFYVVLFSAGMSAIPSDIYEAVLIDGANRFTTFFRITFPLMWDTIQTGWVYLGIVAMDGFAIVQIMTVGPGGPDNSTTVVPFYLWDSAFNHGQAAYGTAMGVAMLIVTLLFAVLTLRFSRRERIEF comes from the coding sequence GTTGCCGGTGGCCATCTACCTGGTCTTCGTGATCTGGCCGTACGTGCAGGCGATCGGTCTGTCGTTGACCGACTGGTCCGGCCTGACCCCCACGCAGAACTTCGTGGGGCTGGCCAACTACGTACGGTTGGTCCAGGATCCGTTGTTCTGGATTTCCTTATGGCACAACATCATCCTGCTTATCGTGCTGCCGCTGGTGACGCTGGCGTTGGGGCTGTTCTTCGCCTTCATGATCAACGTCGGCGGCAAGAAGCGGAAGAACGTGACCATCGCCGGCGTCCGCGGCAGCAAGTTCTACCAGGTGGTCTATTTCTTCCCGCAGGTGCTGTCGATCACCGTCATCGCGGTGCTCTGGCAGTTCATCTACAACCCGAACAGCGGCGCGCTCAACTCGGCGCTGCGGGCGGTCGGGCTCGACGCCAACATCGGTTGGCTGAGTGACTCGCGGCTGGCGCTGACCTCGATCATCGTCGTGATGGTCTGGTGGCAGGTCGGCTTCTATGTCGTGCTGTTCTCGGCCGGCATGAGCGCGATCCCGTCCGACATCTACGAGGCGGTGCTGATCGACGGCGCCAACCGGTTCACCACCTTCTTCCGGATCACTTTCCCGCTGATGTGGGACACGATCCAGACCGGTTGGGTCTATCTCGGCATCGTCGCGATGGATGGGTTCGCGATCGTCCAGATCATGACGGTCGGTCCAGGCGGTCCCGACAACTCGACCACCGTCGTACCGTTCTATCTGTGGGATTCCGCGTTCAACCACGGTCAGGCCGCGTACGGCACCGCGATGGGTGTGGCCATGCTGATCGTGACGCTGTTGTTCGCCGTCCTGACGCTGCGGTTCTCCCGCCGCGAGCGGATCGAGTTCTAG
- a CDS encoding carbohydrate ABC transporter permease, which translates to MTSQIEKTRPGDAAAAKPTVPRPEKIESEGGVLNVFSHAFLILWAAMVVLPMLWAFMTSFKTNAEIFTAPWSLPTKLHWENWTGAWTTANFGSYFINSLIVVGGGVVGTMLIGSMAAYVLARFEFPGNRFIYYLFISGMTFPVFLALVPLFFVLKNTGLLASYQGLILVYIGYSLPFTVFFLTAFFRTLPTSIAEAALIDGCGHAGVFFKIMLPLARPGLISIGIFNVLGQWNQYLLPLVLNSDKDKFVLTQGLADLAVNQGYAGNWGQLFAGLMIATIPVLVVYIVFQRQVQAGMTAGAVK; encoded by the coding sequence ATGACAAGCCAGATAGAGAAAACCAGGCCGGGAGACGCGGCGGCCGCCAAGCCGACGGTGCCGCGGCCGGAGAAGATCGAGAGCGAGGGCGGCGTACTCAACGTCTTTTCGCACGCGTTCCTGATCCTGTGGGCCGCGATGGTCGTGCTGCCGATGCTCTGGGCCTTCATGACCTCGTTCAAGACCAACGCGGAGATCTTCACCGCGCCGTGGTCGCTGCCGACCAAGCTGCACTGGGAAAACTGGACCGGCGCGTGGACGACCGCCAACTTCGGGTCGTACTTCATCAACAGCCTGATCGTGGTCGGCGGTGGCGTGGTCGGCACGATGCTGATCGGCTCGATGGCCGCGTACGTGCTGGCCAGGTTCGAATTTCCCGGCAACAGGTTCATTTACTACCTGTTCATCTCCGGCATGACGTTCCCGGTGTTCCTGGCGCTGGTGCCGCTGTTCTTCGTGCTGAAGAACACCGGGCTGCTGGCGTCCTACCAGGGACTGATCCTGGTCTACATCGGTTATTCGTTGCCGTTCACGGTGTTCTTCCTGACCGCGTTCTTCCGTACGCTGCCGACCTCGATCGCCGAGGCGGCGCTGATCGACGGCTGCGGCCACGCCGGCGTGTTCTTCAAGATCATGCTGCCGCTGGCCCGGCCGGGCCTGATCAGCATCGGCATCTTCAACGTGCTCGGCCAGTGGAACCAGTATCTGCTGCCGCTGGTCCTGAACTCCGACAAGGACAAGTTCGTGCTGACTCAGGGGCTGGCCGACCTCGCGGTCAACCAGGGTTACGCGGGCAACTGGGGTCAGCTGTTCGCCGGTCTGATGATCGCGACCATCCCGGTGCTGGTGGTCTACATCGTCTTCCAGCGCCAGGTGCAGGCCGGCATGACCGCCGGCGCCGTCAAGTAG
- a CDS encoding TIGR03085 family metal-binding protein: MTSHARSERTALVAAMREVGPDAPTLCAGWTTRDLAAHLVARERRPDGSLGILIKPLASYTEKVRTGLMEAKSYDELLDLIDRGAVWSPTGNPLADGVVNLAEFFIHHEDVRRAQPGWGPRGIPAEVEQKFWNNLRILAPLTLRNAPVGIMMTANGGRTIRPNRGEPVVRLDGQPSELLLFVSGRQSAARLHIDGEQSAVDSLMSASFAL; this comes from the coding sequence ATGACATCGCACGCACGATCCGAACGCACCGCACTGGTCGCCGCGATGCGCGAGGTCGGACCGGACGCGCCGACGCTGTGCGCGGGCTGGACGACCCGCGACCTCGCCGCGCATCTGGTTGCCCGCGAGCGCCGGCCGGACGGCAGCCTGGGGATCCTGATCAAGCCGCTGGCCAGCTACACAGAGAAGGTGCGGACCGGGCTGATGGAGGCGAAGTCGTACGACGAGCTGCTCGACCTGATCGACCGCGGCGCGGTGTGGTCGCCGACCGGCAACCCGCTGGCCGACGGCGTGGTCAACCTCGCCGAGTTTTTCATCCACCACGAGGACGTACGCCGCGCGCAGCCCGGCTGGGGACCGCGCGGCATCCCGGCCGAGGTGGAGCAGAAGTTCTGGAACAACCTGCGGATTCTCGCGCCGCTCACGCTGCGCAACGCGCCGGTCGGCATCATGATGACCGCCAACGGCGGCCGTACGATCCGGCCCAACCGCGGCGAGCCGGTCGTACGCCTGGACGGTCAGCCGAGCGAGCTGCTGCTGTTCGTATCCGGCCGTCAGTCGGCCGCGCGCCTGCACATCGACGGCGAGCAGTCCGCCGTGGACAGCCTCATGTCCGCGTCCTTCGCGCTGTGA
- a CDS encoding MFS transporter gives MSHRRRVSLGLFLCGLVTFGAVYTSQPLLPLLARDWRIGPGAASLAISATTAGLAVCVIPASLLAHRFGRGRTMAAAVLAGSVLTLAAAASGSFVMLVVLRTLAGVAYAGVAGVAMGYLAEQVPAGQLGAAAGLYIAGNSIGGMLGRVLTGIEADFLGWRLALAATGLLAVAGSVAAARVLPRASTQSESDCSGLGVRTALTDWTLLRLCLVGGLAIGGFVTAYNFLGFRLAADPFDLPQSVIGLIFLAYLAGTAGSASCGRLVDRLGHRRVLLATTAVSVVATIVTLPDALPLVLVGVVTLTGGFFATNSAATAAASQHGGLAGGLYNFAYYLGASVAGTAGGVIYGAGGWTATAWYVTALFVAAGAVGVTAKAPRHVAVTMPE, from the coding sequence GTGAGCCATCGCCGACGAGTCAGCCTCGGACTTTTCCTTTGCGGACTGGTCACTTTCGGCGCGGTCTACACCAGCCAGCCGCTGCTGCCGCTGCTCGCGCGCGACTGGCGGATCGGTCCGGGGGCCGCCAGCCTCGCAATCAGCGCGACGACCGCCGGCCTGGCCGTGTGCGTGATCCCGGCGAGCCTGCTGGCCCACCGGTTCGGCCGTGGCCGCACGATGGCCGCCGCCGTACTCGCCGGCAGCGTCCTCACACTCGCCGCCGCGGCCAGCGGCAGCTTCGTGATGCTGGTGGTGCTTCGGACGCTGGCCGGTGTCGCGTACGCGGGTGTGGCCGGGGTGGCGATGGGCTACCTGGCCGAGCAGGTCCCGGCCGGCCAGCTCGGCGCGGCGGCCGGCCTCTACATCGCCGGCAACAGCATCGGCGGCATGCTCGGTCGCGTCCTCACCGGCATCGAGGCCGACTTCCTCGGCTGGCGGCTGGCCTTGGCGGCCACCGGCTTGCTTGCCGTGGCCGGCTCGGTCGCCGCGGCTCGCGTCCTCCCCCGCGCGTCGACCCAATCGGAATCCGATTGCAGCGGTCTGGGCGTACGCACGGCGCTGACCGACTGGACGCTGCTGCGGCTGTGCCTGGTCGGCGGCCTGGCGATCGGCGGCTTCGTCACCGCGTACAACTTCCTCGGCTTCCGGCTCGCCGCCGACCCGTTCGACCTGCCGCAGAGCGTGATCGGCCTGATTTTCCTGGCATATCTGGCCGGCACGGCCGGGTCGGCCAGCTGCGGCCGGCTCGTCGACCGCCTCGGTCACCGGCGCGTACTGCTCGCCACCACGGCTGTGTCGGTGGTCGCAACGATCGTCACGCTGCCGGACGCGCTGCCGCTCGTACTCGTCGGCGTCGTGACCCTGACCGGCGGCTTCTTCGCCACCAACTCCGCTGCGACGGCGGCCGCCAGCCAGCACGGCGGCCTCGCCGGTGGGCTCTACAACTTCGCGTACTACCTCGGCGCCAGCGTGGCCGGCACGGCCGGCGGTGTCATCTACGGCGCCGGCGGCTGGACCGCGACCGCCTGGTACGTCACCGCGTTGTTCGTCGCCGCGGGAGCCGTCGGCGTCACCGCGAAGGCACCGCGCCACGTCGCCGTTACGATGCCGGAATGA
- a CDS encoding LysR family transcriptional regulator — translation MTDAFSHEAQALSQRLVPFLAVAAEQHVTRAADKLGLPQPTVSRAIARLEADLGVALFARSGRGVRLTRAGRALVPAAERAYRELAAGCAAMLAETSPEAGHVSFAFLHTMAPRTVPELLRVFRADHPHVRFSLTQSSTDDIRARVRSGEIDLGLISPGVAEPGIAVRALATQPLVLMVPAAHRFARRRQVRLAEAADEDFICLEPEYGLRRICDELCTAAGFVPRIAFEGQEVETARGLVAAGLGVSILPYRSPETLPGAVPVRISSPAAARTICLAWPSEAPLPPPAQRFQEFLFSHAGPLLRIAD, via the coding sequence ATGACCGATGCGTTTTCGCATGAGGCGCAGGCCCTGAGCCAGCGGCTGGTGCCGTTTCTGGCCGTGGCCGCCGAGCAGCACGTCACCAGAGCAGCCGACAAGCTCGGCCTGCCGCAGCCGACGGTGAGCCGCGCGATCGCCCGGCTGGAGGCGGACCTCGGCGTGGCGCTGTTCGCGCGCAGCGGTCGAGGCGTACGGCTGACGCGCGCCGGCAGAGCGCTCGTGCCGGCCGCAGAGCGTGCTTATCGCGAGCTGGCGGCCGGTTGCGCGGCGATGCTGGCCGAAACCTCACCAGAGGCCGGTCACGTCTCCTTCGCGTTCCTGCACACCATGGCGCCGCGCACGGTGCCGGAGCTGCTGCGCGTCTTCCGTGCCGATCATCCGCACGTACGGTTTTCGCTGACGCAGTCGAGCACCGACGACATCCGCGCGCGCGTACGCAGCGGCGAGATCGACCTCGGACTGATCTCGCCGGGAGTGGCCGAGCCCGGCATCGCCGTACGCGCGTTGGCGACACAGCCGCTCGTGCTGATGGTCCCCGCCGCGCACCGCTTCGCTCGCCGCCGTCAGGTCCGGCTCGCGGAGGCCGCCGACGAGGACTTCATCTGCCTGGAGCCGGAGTATGGCCTGCGGCGGATCTGCGACGAGCTCTGCACGGCCGCCGGTTTCGTGCCGCGGATCGCCTTCGAGGGACAGGAGGTCGAGACCGCCCGCGGCCTGGTCGCCGCCGGCCTTGGTGTCTCAATCCTGCCGTACCGGTCACCGGAGACGCTGCCTGGCGCGGTGCCGGTGCGGATCAGCTCACCGGCCGCCGCTCGTACGATCTGCCTGGCCTGGCCATCCGAGGCGCCGCTCCCACCGCCCGCTCAGCGCTTCCAGGAGTTCCTCTTCAGCCACGCCGGTCCACTGCTTCGGATCGCTGACTAG
- a CDS encoding TetR family transcriptional regulator — protein MAGGDEAAKAPRRRSGRPRGETRTREDIMAAARGEFQERGFDKATIRGIAAAAGVDPALVHHYYGSKQDLFVAVMELPPEIPNLVRNAIAGDPDTAGERLARFFFGVWDRPNTISPFLTLLRSAVTNEQAAAMLREFITDMMVGPVTEQVAIDHAPIRAPLAASQMVGIAMLRYVIGIEPMKSASVDQLVAIAAPTLQHYLRGPLPDSAVSRGETAGSQAAPR, from the coding sequence GTGGCTGGAGGCGACGAGGCGGCCAAGGCGCCGAGGCGGCGGTCCGGGCGGCCGCGCGGTGAGACGCGTACGCGTGAGGACATCATGGCGGCGGCGCGCGGCGAGTTCCAGGAGCGCGGCTTCGACAAGGCCACGATCCGCGGCATCGCCGCCGCGGCCGGCGTCGACCCGGCGCTCGTCCACCACTACTACGGCTCCAAGCAGGACCTTTTCGTCGCGGTCATGGAGCTGCCGCCGGAGATCCCCAACCTCGTACGCAACGCGATCGCCGGCGACCCGGACACCGCCGGTGAGCGGCTGGCGCGGTTTTTCTTCGGTGTCTGGGACCGGCCCAACACGATCAGTCCGTTTCTCACCCTGCTGCGCAGCGCGGTGACCAACGAGCAGGCCGCGGCCATGCTCCGCGAGTTCATCACCGACATGATGGTGGGGCCGGTGACCGAGCAGGTCGCCATCGACCACGCGCCGATCCGGGCGCCGCTGGCCGCCTCGCAGATGGTCGGCATCGCGATGCTCCGCTATGTCATCGGCATCGAGCCGATGAAGTCGGCCTCGGTCGACCAGCTGGTCGCGATCGCCGCGCCGACGCTGCAGCACTACCTCAGAGGTCCTCTCCCAGATAGCGCCGTGTCGCGCGGTGAAACTGCAGGCAGCCAAGCAGCACCGCGTTGA
- the hisI gene encoding phosphoribosyl-AMP cyclohydrolase, with translation MNTAVRSTSLDPAVAARLKRNADGLVAAVVQEHGTGTVLMVAWMDDEALHRTLTTGRGTYWSRSRQDYWVKGETSGNVQRVRSVALDCDGDTVLVTVDQTGPACHTGTHSCFDTDVLMSADD, from the coding sequence ATGAACACGGCCGTACGCTCGACCTCGCTCGATCCCGCGGTGGCCGCGCGCCTCAAGCGCAACGCCGACGGGCTGGTCGCCGCCGTCGTGCAGGAGCATGGCACCGGCACCGTGCTGATGGTCGCCTGGATGGACGACGAGGCGCTGCACCGCACGCTGACGACCGGCCGCGGCACGTACTGGTCACGCAGCCGCCAGGACTACTGGGTCAAGGGCGAGACGTCCGGCAACGTCCAGCGCGTACGGTCGGTGGCGCTGGACTGCGACGGTGACACCGTGCTGGTGACCGTCGACCAGACCGGTCCGGCCTGCCACACCGGCACGCACAGCTGCTTCGACACCGACGTGTTGATGTCAGCCGACGACTGA
- a CDS encoding serine hydrolase domain-containing protein yields MTITEGLVHGQVAAGFEPVAEAFADNLTERGEIGAAFAAVHDGRVVVDIWGGLADPATGRGWQEDTLQLVYSGTKGLVAAAMLILVERGLLDLRAPVATYWPEFAAHGKGAVTVAQVMSHQARLPGIRRPVTAADTLDPVRMAALLADQPQETDPRAVLTYHPLTYGWLAGELVRRVDGRTVGRFVREEIAEPLAMQTWIGLPAELEPRVSTIVYAPSWRRMWSRLPADDELFLRAWSNPPLWPDGPVAYNGRAFHAAEVPGAGAISTARSLARFYGALALGGRIDGVRIMAPETVELGQRPIVDSMDQVLFAPFSRGVGFQLQNESMNLGPAKVAFGHDGAGGSVHAAWPELRTGFSYAMNELRSSLAFDPRPKALLDALHSVVG; encoded by the coding sequence ATGACGATCACCGAAGGCCTTGTCCACGGCCAGGTGGCGGCCGGATTCGAGCCGGTCGCCGAGGCGTTCGCGGACAACCTGACCGAGCGCGGCGAGATCGGCGCGGCCTTCGCGGCGGTGCACGACGGTCGCGTCGTGGTCGACATCTGGGGCGGCCTCGCCGACCCAGCGACCGGCCGCGGCTGGCAGGAGGACACGCTGCAGCTGGTCTATTCCGGCACGAAAGGCCTGGTCGCGGCGGCCATGCTGATCCTGGTCGAGCGCGGCCTGCTCGACCTGCGGGCCCCGGTCGCCACGTACTGGCCGGAGTTCGCCGCGCACGGCAAGGGCGCCGTCACGGTGGCGCAGGTGATGTCGCACCAGGCCAGGCTGCCTGGCATCCGCCGGCCGGTGACCGCCGCCGACACGCTCGATCCGGTACGGATGGCCGCGCTGCTCGCCGACCAGCCGCAGGAGACCGATCCGCGAGCCGTGCTGACCTACCATCCGCTCACCTACGGCTGGCTGGCCGGTGAGCTCGTCCGCCGCGTCGACGGGCGTACGGTCGGGCGGTTCGTCCGCGAGGAGATCGCCGAGCCGCTGGCGATGCAGACCTGGATCGGCCTGCCGGCCGAGCTGGAGCCGCGCGTCTCGACGATCGTCTACGCGCCGAGCTGGCGCCGGATGTGGTCGCGGCTGCCGGCCGACGACGAGCTGTTTCTGCGCGCCTGGTCCAATCCCCCGCTGTGGCCGGACGGCCCGGTCGCGTACAACGGCCGCGCGTTCCACGCCGCAGAGGTGCCCGGCGCCGGCGCGATCAGCACCGCGCGGTCGCTGGCGCGGTTCTATGGCGCGCTGGCACTCGGTGGCCGCATCGACGGTGTACGGATCATGGCGCCGGAGACCGTCGAGCTCGGCCAGCGGCCGATCGTGGACAGCATGGACCAGGTGCTGTTCGCGCCGTTCAGCCGCGGTGTCGGCTTTCAGCTGCAGAACGAGTCGATGAACCTCGGTCCGGCGAAGGTCGCATTCGGCCACGACGGCGCCGGCGGCTCGGTGCACGCGGCATGGCCGGAGCTGCGCACCGGCTTCTCGTACGCGATGAACGAGCTTCGCTCCAGCCTCGCCTTCGATCCGCGTCCGAAGGCACTGCTGGACGCCCTGCACTCAGTCGTCGGCTGA
- a CDS encoding SDR family NAD(P)-dependent oxidoreductase, translated as MSGKTLAVFGAGPALGLSVARRFAAEGFKIALVARNPERLASSVERIDGDAAAFTADLGKHEEIDALVGAIEEKCGPPDVMTFSPAGWIDGRPLPVIDLDPRALTRQLRFPLLTATALVRRVLPRMATGGSILMALGISALRPMPFIASIGVAHAAVRAYLLNLNAELATRDIYAGALIVGGAIVGSDAASSVGADGGLDPDELAEAYWQLHVKRDRFEHIAE; from the coding sequence GTGAGCGGCAAAACTCTGGCCGTCTTCGGTGCAGGACCGGCTCTCGGTCTCTCCGTCGCACGCCGGTTTGCCGCCGAAGGCTTCAAAATCGCATTGGTGGCGCGAAACCCCGAGCGGCTGGCAAGTTCCGTCGAACGGATAGACGGAGATGCGGCCGCTTTTACCGCGGATCTCGGAAAACACGAGGAGATCGACGCGCTTGTCGGTGCGATCGAGGAAAAGTGCGGCCCTCCGGACGTGATGACGTTCAGTCCGGCCGGCTGGATCGACGGCCGTCCGCTGCCCGTGATCGATCTCGATCCGCGGGCTCTCACCCGACAGCTGCGCTTTCCTTTGCTGACCGCGACAGCTCTGGTCCGACGCGTGTTGCCGCGGATGGCGACCGGCGGCTCGATCCTGATGGCCCTCGGCATCTCGGCGCTGCGGCCGATGCCGTTCATCGCCAGCATCGGCGTCGCGCACGCGGCCGTACGCGCATATCTGCTGAATCTCAACGCCGAGCTGGCGACGCGCGACATCTACGCCGGCGCGCTCATCGTCGGCGGAGCGATCGTCGGGAGCGACGCCGCCAGCTCGGTCGGCGCGGACGGGGGCCTCGATCCTGACGAGCTGGCCGAGGCGTACTGGCAGCTGCACGTCAAGCGCGACCGCTTCGAGCACATCGCCGAGTGA
- a CDS encoding SDR family NAD(P)-dependent oxidoreductase: MVKTIAIFGTGPGMSRSVAVRFGRAGFRVALVARTRSKLDKYVGELAAAGIEAAAFTADVTDGAELLRVIGEIEQRFGHIDVAEFSPGNLDTPVVNVMDVDPDDLPAQFNTPLWAPIRLVRALLPGMLERGDGAFLIASGASVLHPSPMLGNAGMALGALRHYVQNLHNVIANKGVYIGLVHVGGPIERSDMTAAFLKDVDVSAFPFVNPDDLAETAWDMYLARDGFERTVGGFGQ; the protein is encoded by the coding sequence ATGGTCAAGACCATCGCCATCTTCGGCACCGGACCCGGCATGAGCCGGTCGGTCGCGGTCCGCTTCGGCCGCGCCGGATTCCGTGTCGCCCTCGTCGCGCGTACGCGCTCCAAGCTGGACAAATACGTCGGGGAACTGGCCGCTGCGGGCATCGAGGCGGCCGCCTTCACCGCTGACGTGACCGACGGCGCCGAGCTGCTGCGCGTCATCGGCGAGATCGAGCAGCGGTTCGGCCACATCGACGTGGCCGAGTTCAGCCCCGGCAACCTCGACACGCCGGTGGTCAACGTCATGGACGTCGACCCCGACGACCTGCCGGCGCAGTTCAACACGCCACTGTGGGCTCCGATCCGGCTGGTACGCGCACTGCTTCCAGGCATGCTCGAACGCGGAGACGGCGCCTTCCTGATCGCGTCCGGCGCCTCGGTGCTGCATCCGTCGCCGATGCTCGGAAATGCCGGCATGGCGCTCGGTGCACTGCGACACTACGTACAAAACCTGCACAACGTGATCGCCAACAAAGGTGTCTACATTGGACTCGTCCACGTCGGCGGACCGATCGAACGCAGTGACATGACCGCGGCGTTCCTGAAGGACGTCGACGTCAGCGCGTTTCCGTTCGTCAATCCGGACGATCTTGCCGAGACGGCCTGGGACATGTACCTCGCGCGAGACGGCTTCGAGCGTACGGTCGGCGGTTTCGGCCAGTGA
- a CDS encoding TetR/AcrR family transcriptional regulator, with translation MSNRARPLRRDAVENRRKLIDAAEAVFASRGLDVPLEEIAKRAGVSIGTLYNNFATREALLDEVMPAKVLALRELAESALSCADPWRGFVAYVMGACERQAADRGLNDILSRRYPDAQVASRACASGFAQVGDIIERAHRSGQLRADFTLIDFAYIIWSAARIIDATRDAAPDSWRRHVHFLLDGLQASAATAVEQPPMTSEQLVRAMGAPGPG, from the coding sequence ATGTCCAACCGAGCCAGGCCGCTGCGCCGTGACGCCGTGGAAAACCGGCGGAAGCTGATCGACGCCGCGGAGGCGGTGTTCGCCAGCCGCGGTCTCGACGTGCCGCTGGAGGAGATCGCCAAGCGCGCCGGCGTCAGCATCGGGACGCTCTACAACAACTTCGCGACGCGCGAGGCGCTGCTCGACGAGGTCATGCCGGCGAAGGTGCTGGCGCTCCGGGAGCTGGCGGAGAGCGCGCTCAGCTGCGCCGACCCTTGGCGCGGCTTTGTCGCGTACGTGATGGGAGCGTGCGAGCGACAGGCCGCCGACCGCGGCCTCAACGACATCCTGTCCCGGCGCTATCCGGACGCCCAGGTCGCCTCCCGGGCCTGTGCCTCCGGGTTCGCGCAGGTCGGCGACATCATCGAGCGCGCACACCGGTCCGGCCAGCTGCGCGCCGACTTCACGCTGATCGACTTCGCGTACATCATCTGGTCGGCGGCGCGGATCATCGACGCCACCAGGGACGCGGCGCCGGACAGCTGGCGGCGGCATGTTCACTTCCTGCTCGACGGGTTGCAGGCGAGCGCGGCGACGGCGGTCGAGCAGCCGCCGATGACCTCCGAGCAGCTGGTGCGGGCGATGGGAGCGCCGGGGCCGGGTTGA
- a CDS encoding putative protein N(5)-glutamine methyltransferase: MLVSDIEATLRAAGCVFAEAEAAVLRAAARSDEHLHELVGRRVAGRPLEHVVGFAEFCGRKIFVDPGVFVPRHRSEFLVRQAASRTREQGTVVDLCCGSGALGAALAAIRDIDLYATDLDPAAVRSARRNLAPDRVFEGDLFQPLPQNLRGRVDTIIANVPYVPTDDIALMPAEARIHEPRIALDGGSDGLDILRKVATESTFWLKPGGHILSEISERQAPQAKTIVANHGLIANLATDNETDATVVIGTTADP; this comes from the coding sequence GTGCTCGTATCCGACATCGAGGCCACCCTGCGCGCCGCCGGCTGCGTCTTCGCCGAGGCGGAGGCCGCCGTCCTGCGCGCCGCCGCGCGCAGCGACGAGCACCTGCACGAGCTGGTCGGCCGCCGGGTCGCCGGCCGTCCGCTGGAACACGTCGTCGGCTTCGCGGAATTCTGCGGTCGCAAGATCTTCGTCGACCCTGGCGTCTTCGTACCTCGGCACCGCAGCGAGTTCCTGGTCCGCCAGGCCGCGTCGCGTACGCGTGAGCAGGGCACCGTCGTGGACCTGTGCTGCGGCTCCGGCGCCCTCGGCGCCGCGCTCGCGGCGATCCGCGACATCGACCTTTATGCCACCGACCTCGACCCTGCCGCCGTACGATCCGCACGCCGCAACCTCGCGCCTGACCGCGTTTTCGAAGGCGACCTTTTCCAGCCCCTGCCACAAAACCTCCGCGGCCGCGTGGACACGATCATCGCCAACGTGCCGTACGTACCAACCGACGACATCGCACTGATGCCGGCGGAGGCCCGCATACACGAGCCCCGAATCGCCCTCGACGGCGGCAGCGACGGCCTTGACATCCTGCGGAAAGTCGCCACCGAGTCGACCTTTTGGCTGAAACCCGGCGGCCATATCCTGAGCGAAATCAGCGAACGCCAGGCGCCACAAGCAAAAACAATCGTCGCCAACCACGGCCTGATCGCCAACCTAGCCACCGACAACGAAACCGACGCCACAGTCGTCATCGGCACAACCGCCGACCCCTAG
- a CDS encoding Trp biosynthesis-associated membrane protein → MKSRREVVVAFVLCAAGAGLALWAVTQPWGTQLVERVAPLPAISKTVTGRDAAPIAAALALVGLAGALALLALKRIGRTILGAFVALCGLGMIVDAVSGLTGPALRPTTASMTVQVTPVWGVLAIVGGACVLLGGLLIAVRARTWSAPQRYELHPADRKVTAGVSTDAETWDAMDRGEDPTKG, encoded by the coding sequence GTGAAGTCGCGACGAGAGGTTGTGGTCGCGTTCGTCCTCTGCGCGGCCGGGGCCGGGCTGGCGCTGTGGGCCGTGACACAGCCGTGGGGGACACAGCTGGTCGAGCGCGTGGCGCCGCTGCCAGCGATCTCCAAGACGGTCACCGGCCGTGACGCGGCGCCGATCGCCGCCGCGCTCGCGCTGGTCGGACTGGCCGGCGCGCTCGCGCTGCTGGCGTTGAAACGGATCGGCCGGACGATCCTCGGCGCCTTCGTCGCGTTGTGCGGCCTCGGCATGATCGTCGACGCGGTCTCCGGCCTGACCGGTCCAGCGCTGCGGCCAACGACCGCCTCGATGACCGTGCAGGTCACTCCGGTCTGGGGCGTGTTGGCGATCGTCGGTGGTGCCTGCGTGCTCCTCGGCGGCCTGCTGATCGCCGTACGCGCACGGACCTGGTCGGCACCGCAGCGATACGAGCTGCATCCAGCGGATCGCAAGGTGACCGCCGGAGTGTCCACCGACGCGGAGACCTGGGACGCGATGGACCGCGGCGAGGATCCGACCAAGGGCTGA